In one window of Pseudomonadales bacterium DNA:
- a CDS encoding F0F1 ATP synthase subunit B, with product MNINLTLIGQSISFLFFVAFCMKFIWPALAGAMAERQEKIAEGLEAASRAAKDLELAQEKATSQMADAKNDAAQIIDQANKRANQIIDEAKEQASEEAARIKAAAEAEVEQQVARAREELRGQVATLAIAGAEKILATSVDQTAHQAMLDSLAAEL from the coding sequence ATGAACATAAATCTAACATTGATTGGTCAATCAATTTCGTTTTTGTTCTTCGTTGCATTTTGTATGAAGTTCATCTGGCCTGCATTAGCAGGTGCGATGGCTGAGCGTCAGGAAAAAATTGCCGAAGGTTTAGAAGCTGCATCACGTGCCGCTAAAGACCTTGAACTCGCGCAAGAAAAAGCAACCAGCCAAATGGCTGATGCAAAAAATGATGCTGCACAAATCATCGATCAAGCGAACAAGCGTGCCAATCAAATTATCGACGAAGCGAAAGAGCAAGCGTCTGAAGAAGCTGCGCGCATTAAAGCCGCTGCGGAAGCAGAAGTTGAGCAGCAAGTCGCCCGTGCTCGTGAAGAGTTACGTGGACAAGTTGCTACTTTAGCCATTGCTGGCGCTGAGAAAATCTTAGCTACTTCAGTTGATCAAACTGCACATCAAGCCATGCTAGATAGTTTAGCGGCTGAACTGTAA
- a CDS encoding F0F1 ATP synthase subunit delta: MAELTTLARPYAKAAFGFALANNDLAAWSGMLATLSAVTQDDTVKAALSSPALTAEQSVAQVKNLLADELSTQGENFVTLLADNKRLTLLPMIAEQFEVLKAKQEKLSHVEITSAYDVDQATQDKLAKALSDKLNCSVDIDTTVDTNLIGGAVVRAGDLVIDNSVRSRLAKLHESLNA; this comes from the coding sequence ATGGCAGAATTGACAACTTTAGCGCGTCCATATGCCAAAGCGGCATTTGGTTTTGCTTTAGCGAATAATGACTTGGCCGCTTGGTCAGGCATGTTAGCAACGCTATCTGCAGTAACGCAAGATGATACCGTAAAAGCGGCTTTATCATCACCAGCGCTTACTGCTGAACAATCGGTTGCGCAAGTAAAAAACTTATTAGCAGACGAACTATCGACGCAGGGTGAAAACTTTGTGACCTTACTCGCTGACAATAAGCGTTTGACTTTGCTACCGATGATCGCAGAGCAATTTGAAGTGCTGAAAGCGAAGCAAGAAAAGTTAAGCCATGTTGAAATTACGTCGGCCTATGATGTTGATCAAGCGACGCAAGACAAATTGGCGAAAGCTCTTTCAGACAAATTAAACTGTAGTGTTGATATTGACACCACAGTTGATACCAATCTTATCGGCGGTGCAGTCGTTCGTGCCGGTGACTTAGTCATCGACAACTCTGTACGTAGCCGTTTAGCCAAACTCCACGAATCTTTGAATGCGTAA